One Nocardioides dongkuii genomic window, CATCATGTTCACCAGGACCATCCCGCCGCCGGTGGGCGTCAACGAGTCGTGGGAGGCGTTGACCGCACCGGTGGAGGTGCCGGTGGTGGCCACCGCGAACAGCGCGGACGCCCACTCGCCGAACCGGGTCTCCTTGCCCTCCATCGTCGCGCCGGCGACCTGGCCGGCCTGGGAGCGGGCACCGACCTCGGCGGCGGTGACCACGGCCAGGGAGATGGCGAACAGCACGCCCATCGTGGCGAGGATCGCCAGGCCCTGCCGGCGGTTGCCGAGCATGGTGCCGAGGGTGCGGGTCAGGCAGGCCGGGATGAGGAGGATCAGCAGGATCTCGAGCAGGTTGGTGTAGCCGCTCGGGTTCTCGAACGGGTGGGCGGAGTTGGCGTTGAAGAAGCCGCCGCCGTTCGTGCCGAGCTCCTTGATCGACTCCTGGCTGGCCACCGGTCCCCCGGTGAGCACCTGGCCGTGACCGGCGAGCGTGTCCATCGGGGTGTCCGAGAAGCTCTGCACCACGCCGCCGGCGATCAGCAGCAGCGCGCTCACGAACGCGATCGGCAGCAGGATCCGCAGCGTGCCGCGCGTGAGGTCCACCCAGAAGTTGCCGATGGTGCCGGTGCGGCTGCGTACGAAGCCGCGGACCAGGGCGACGGCCACGGCCATCCCCACCGCGGCGGAGAGGAAGTTCTGGACCGCCAGGCCGGCCATCTGGACGGTGAAGCCCAGGGTGGACTCGCCGGCGTAGGACTGCCAGTTGGTGTTGGCGACGAAGGAGGCGGCGGTGTTGAACGACATCCAGAACGGCACCCCGGGCAGGTCCCGGTCGAACGGCAGGTAGGCCTGCGCCAGCTGGATGACCATCAGCAGGACGACGCCGACCGCGGAGAACCCGACCACGCTGACGGCGTAGGAGCGCGAGCTCTGCTCGACCTCGGGGTCGACTCCGGTGAGTCGGTAGACGACGCGCTCGGCGCGCAGGTGCCGGGCGCTCTCGTAGACGCGGGCCATGTAGTCGCCCAGCGGCCGGTAGACCAGGGCGAGCACCAGCACCAGGGTCGCGATCGAGAGCAGGCCCGCAACGGTGTCAGACACTAGAAACGCTCCGGGAAGATCAAGGCGATCAGCAGGTAGATCGCTGCGGCGACGACTGCCACGAGGAGCAGTCCGTTCTCAAGGCTCATGTCGCCCAGCCAAGACCCGCCCGGAGCGCGAGCCCGCCATCTTGACGCCGTCTTAACCGGTCTTGACACGCAATTGCCGCCGCCCCTCCCGGACGCCCCCACCCACGCCGAGTCGGCGTGAGTTGACGCCCGAGTCGGCGTGAGTTGCGGCCCCCGGCGTCGACGTGGGAGGAGGTGCACGCCCGGCGACCAGCTCGGGTCCCGGGAGCATCGGCGCGCCCGTCCGGGCCTAGCATGCGGTACCGGACAACGACGTCAGGAGGCCGTCATGGCGACCCCACCCCCCGAGCAGGGTCCCGAGTCCGCCCAGCGGACGCAGCAGGAGGCGCGACGCGGTGCGTTCTCCTCGCGCCGGGTCTTCATCCTCGCCGCGATCGGCTCCGCGGTGGGCCTCGGCAACATCTGGCGGTTCCCGTACGTCGCCTACGAGAACGGCGGCGGCGCGTTCGTCATCCCGTACCTCATCGCGCTCCTGACCGCCGGGCTGCCGTTCCTCTTCGTCGACTACGCGCTGGGCCACAAGCACCGTGGCTCCGCACCCCTGTCGTTCGCCCGTGAGTCACCGCGCACCGAGGTGCTCGGCTGGTGGCAGGTCGCGATCTGCTTCGTGATCGCGGTCTACTACGCGGCGATCATCGGCTGGGCGCTGCGCTACACCTTCTTCTCCGTCGACAAGGCGTGGGGCTCGGACCCCGGAGGCTTCTTCTCCGGCGACTTCCTGCA contains:
- the kdpA gene encoding potassium-transporting ATPase subunit KdpA, translating into MSDTVAGLLSIATLVLVLALVYRPLGDYMARVYESARHLRAERVVYRLTGVDPEVEQSSRSYAVSVVGFSAVGVVLLMVIQLAQAYLPFDRDLPGVPFWMSFNTAASFVANTNWQSYAGESTLGFTVQMAGLAVQNFLSAAVGMAVAVALVRGFVRSRTGTIGNFWVDLTRGTLRILLPIAFVSALLLIAGGVVQSFSDTPMDTLAGHGQVLTGGPVASQESIKELGTNGGGFFNANSAHPFENPSGYTNLLEILLILLIPACLTRTLGTMLGNRRQGLAILATMGVLFAISLAVVTAAEVGARSQAGQVAGATMEGKETRFGEWASALFAVATTGTSTGAVNASHDSLTPTGGGMVLVNMMFGEVTPGGVGSGIYGILVLAVVAVFIAGLMVGRTPELLGKKIGSRQMTYVALYMLTTPAIVLVGTGLAIALDSTADAMGNPGGHGFTEVLYAYTSGANNNGSAFGGITVTSDFFQISLGLAMLLGRLVPIVLVLLLAGSLAEQAKVPTTAGTLPTHKPIFVTLLVGVVIVFTALTYFPALSLGPIAEALA
- a CDS encoding potassium-transporting ATPase subunit F produces the protein MSLENGLLLVAVVAAAIYLLIALIFPERF